CTGAAACGCGCTCATGCCATCTTGCAGGGCCGAAATGCCCACGAAGATCAGCCCGAAACCTGCCAGCGACGTCCCCATCCAGCGAAGTTTTCCCTGCGCCAGCAGCCGGATCAAGGCTCCCAGCAGCACCAGCGGCAGCATGATCTCGCCAATCTTCCATTTGAACCCGATCAGGGCCACCATCCAGCCGGTGATCGTCGTGCCAATGTTCGCCCCGAAGATCACTCCCAGGGCCTGGGCAAAGGTCAGTAGGCCCACATGCACCAGGCCAACCGCAGCGACGGTCGTGGCGCTGGACGATTGAATAATCGCCGTCGTGATCGCCCCGGTGAAAACGCCTGAGATGGGGCTGTTGGTCGAACGCGCCAAGATCTGCCGCAGGCGATCATCGGCCAACGACTTGAGCCCCTCGGTCATGAGCGACATGCCGAGCAAAAAGAGTCCAAGGCCGCCAACGGCTTGTAAGATTTCAGGTCCCATGGTGCTATTGTCGTTCGAGACGTAACCCGTTGCGAGACTTATTCCTCAGTCACCCTTGTTTAAGAATCGACCATCCACGAATCGATCATGACCCGGACATGGCACCCAAAATTGGGGCCAATCCAATTTCTCCCCCAAACTCGCATGCACTTCGGTTGCCAAGATGCTCATTCGAATCGATACTTGGATGTGCAAATACCGTGAATCCATCTTCGTTCTCGGTAAGTAGTTATGAAGAGCACCGAGGGTCGTCCCCTCGTGATTGACCTCACTGACGCCCCCACGTTGAGACATTGATGACCCAGCAGAAGAAAAACGGCGGTGAACCCGCCCCGGAACTCGACCTGGCAGGGCGGTCTGTGGGGGACTACCGTATTTTGCGTCGACTTGGCCGGGGGGCGATGGCCGAGGTCTTTCTGGCTGAACAGCAGAGCCTGAAGCGAAATGTGGCCGTCAAAATTCTGATGCCGGAACTGGCCAAAGACCAGGCCTACGTCCGTCGCTTTCATCGCGAAGCCCAGGCCGCCGCGGCCCTGACCCACGCCAACATCGTGCAGATCTACGAAGTGGGCAACTCGGAGGGGATCCATTTCATCGCTCAGGAATACGTTCCGGGGCAAAACCTGAAACAACTACTCAACAAGCAGGGCACGCTCGAAGTGAAGCTGGTCGGGGCCATTCTCCGCCAGGTCGGTGCGGCACTCTACAAAGCGGCAGAGCAGGGGATCGTCCACCGTGATATCAAGCCAGAGAATATCCTGATCACGGCAACCGGCGAAGTGAAAGTGGCCGACTTCGGCCTGGCCCGCGTGATTGCCCCCGGTGCCGACGGGATGAACCTGACCCAGGTCGGCATCACCATGGGCACACCCCTGTACATGAGCCCCGAACAGGCCGAAGGCAAATCGCTCGATCAACGCAGCGACATCTATTCGCTGGGCGTGACCTGTTATCAACTGCTTGCCGGGCGACCTCCCTTTGAAGGAGACAACCCGCTAACGGTCGCCGTGAAGCACTTGAACACCGAGCCCGAGCGGCTGGAAAAGGTACGCGGCGGCGTTCCACCGGCAATGGCCCGGGTGATCCACAAGATGCTGGCCAAGAAGCCGGAAGACCGCTTTCAAAGTGCCTCGGAACTGCTGCGTGAACTGCGCGAAGTGCAAAAGTCGCTCGGCAGCGATGCGTTCGGCAGCGATCCTTCCGACTGGTCGATCGCCGAACTGGCTTCTCTGTCCGAGATTCGCAGCGGCGGACTGCAAGAGCTTTCCGACGTGATGAAGACATCCGCCGTCACCGTTTACCGCCGTCCTTCGTGGGGCAAGCGGATCGTGATGATCGGTGGCCTGGGGCTGGTCTGTTTGATCGTCGGCGGGGCCTTGGCACTCGCATCCAAGCAGACCAACCTGCTCGATATTCCGCCGGAACAACAGGCCGAACTGCTGCCTAAGCTGGGACGAACGGCGCAAGAGCAATTCGACTTTGCGATGTTCAAAAACAAGAACCTCGGGCAAGATCAGCATCCCGAATTCTTCGCCAGCGTCTACCGCAACTTTCCCTTGGATCAAAGCGAAGAGAACCGTGTCTGGGGGCTCAAAGCGATGAAGCAGGAAGCCGTGCTGCTGATGAACCGGGGACGCAATGCCGAAGCGCTACGTGTCTTTGATCGCATGGCCCAGCAGCAGGCAATCTACGTCGAAGCGAAAGCGTTTGGCTTCGCCGGCAAGGCAATCTGTCTGAAGCAGATGAACCGAATCCCAGAAGCGGAACAGGCCGCCGCGGATGCCTCACGCACCGAGTACCTGAACGCTCTCCGCGAAGCCGACCCAGAGTTCGCTGCCATGTTCGAGGCCATTCGCGGCCAATTGACCGGGCAGACTTAGTCGTCCAGGGCCACTTCGCACAGAACGTCGAGCATCGCTTCGATCGATGCCAATGCGGCAGACTCTTCTGGCGTGTGATAGCCGGTCGTCGGAACCTGAAGCGTGGCTCCTTGGATCGCTCCTTCCGAAGCCAGCACGACGCGTCCCAGTTCGGTGCTGCCTAGCGAAGTAGGAGACTTCCCTTCCGCCACGCGCACTTCATTCTGCCGGGCGATGTATTCGTCTTTGAACAGATAGCGAATGCCGTACTTGTTGCAGGCCGCTTCCAGCTTGTCGACCACGGTTGGGTTGAACACCGCGTTGGCGTCGCGTCTTCGCAGCACAACCTGCTGCGCGTCGGCCGTGGCGATATCGGGGAAGGGGCTCGTATCGAGCACCAAGAGGTCTTGCGTTTCGATACCACAGCGGCGGAACCATTCCAGCAGAAAACGCCAACTGCGGCCTGCTTCTTCCTGGGCCGTGAAGAGAACCGTTCCCTGAAAGCCGTGACGGAACAGGTAGACCAGCATGGCCGTGGTCAGCACGTTATCGAGCTGGGCCGATACGCGGCTGTAGTTCACCGTCAGACGATCTTGATAGGCGACCGGCGTGCCAGGCAGCACGTGGTCGAGCCCTTCCACTTCGAACACCAGGTTCCCGCGACGCTCGCACAGATACGAACGCTTGATGGTTCCCTTGCCCAGGTAGGTACCGCTCCAAGGGACGTAGGCCTGAACGAATCGTTCGTGGAACCGCTCGGCGATGGTCTGAAATGTTTGTTCCGAGACCGAGTCCCCCAACAGGTCGCCCCGGTTGCGGGCCACGAAGGCCGCGTATTGGAACTCGTTCGGACCGGTACAGATCAAGCCGTGCCGATCGACGTGGGCCGAGATATGCATGTGGTCAGGCCGCGAACCGCTGGCCACCAACAACCCCTCGTACAAGGTGACCTTGGCGTGGGTCTCTTCCAGCTCTCGCTGGAGATAGCGGAAGAAAGCATGCTCGGAGCCAACCACCGAGGGATGACGTACAAGCTGTTTCAGGATATCGAGGAAATCGTCGAGGTCGGACTTGGTCACGGCATGACTTCATCAAGCAAGTCGAATCAATCAAAGGGGGAATCTCCTCGCTTAGTGTAGTTACTTTCTCTGCCAAAATGGAAGAGGAAGGCCCCAAACTGATCACCTCGAATGCCCACGGGGGGATTTTTCTTTGCCCTTTGTGCAGAACGTGAGGATAATGGAATCGGTGAATTCTTTTTTCCCGGAGATGTCGCAGTGCGTACCCTTTCGATCATGGTTGGTCTGGCGATTCTGGTCGCCGCGAGTAGCGTTCAAGCCCAGGGTTTGGGGCAATACCAGTACAAAAGCCGCAGCAACATCTCGGTCGGACGGGGCGGCTATGCCGACGTCACCAGCCCCGGTTGGAGCACCGGGCGATACTCGAGCGGTTATCACCACGACAATTACCACAACGATCACCACCATTATCATGGTGGCTACGGTGGTGGATATGGCGGCGGCTACGGTGGCTATCCCTACACCGGTAGTTTCTGGGGCGGAACGGGCGTGTCATTCGGATGGTGGCTTCCACCGGCGTACGGCACGGATCGTTTCTTCGCGGCGGGTTACCCCTACACCTATGGTTACTCGGGCCTCTTTCCTTATGGCACCTATTACCGCCCCGGCGATCAACATATCGAATACTTTCTGCCGCCGACCCAGCCTGCCGAACTGAACTATGGCCCCCAGGCCATGAAGCAGTTCATGGGGCTGCCGAGAGACTTCGCCATCGAGCCGCAGCGAACCGGGCAATTCGAGTCCCTGGTCACCCCGCTACCGAGTCCTTTGAGGATCGAAGCAGCCAAGCCGGTAACGATCCAACAGCCCAGCGACCAGGCGATCGAGCGGGCCGAGCATTTCATTCAGGCCGGCGATAACCTCTTCCAGCAGCAGCGTTACCAGGAAGCCCTGGGCCGCTACAAAGATGCTATCGCCGCGGCACCTGGCTATGCGGAAGGTCACCTCCGCAAAGGGCTCGCTTACCTGGCTACCAACCGCCCAGACGAGGCGGTCGACGCGATCGAGCTGGCCATTCAGCAGAACCCCGAGGTCGCCGGCACCAGCCTGACGATGGATGCTTTGTTGGGAAATAACGGCCTGGCGAAAACTTCGATTATCGAAGCCAATGCCCGCCGCGCGGTGGCCGATCCGCAGAATCCCGAGTACCTGTTCTGCGTCGGTGTGCTCCTCTTTTTCGATGGCGATAAAGACCGAGCCCTGCAGTGTTTCCAGGCGGCAAGGCAAGCCGGGGGAGATTCAGACGACATCGATGCGTTTGAAAAGTATCTTCATCCAACGGTCACAAATCCCAACGGATTAAACATTTAGAACGCCGCCTGCGCATCGTAATTCAAATCGTCTGTGATTGGCGCACGCGAATTTCTGCCGAATAATCGATGGTTTCCCGCGAATAGTACGGGAGGCGGAAGGTGCCGCTTGATGGAGCGGCAAGCCTGTTTTGAGATTCGACCGAAGCCACTGAGGAGTTTGGCGCGATGAAGATTGGAAAGCTGTTACTAGTTTTGTGTGCCCTGGCGGTGCCGTTTACTTTAAGTGGTTGTAACACCGGCAAGACCGACACGGCCGCTAGCGGCGAACATGCCGATGACCACGGTCACGACCATGATCACGATCACGGCGAAGAAGGTCACAGCCACGAGCTGGGCCCGCACGGTGGTCACCTGATCGAACTGGGTGGTGAAAAGTATCACCTGGAATGGGAGCATGACGACGAAGCCAAGGTCCTGACCTTCTTCGTTCTGGATGGCGACGCCAAGAACGATGTGGCTATCGCTGGCGAAAACATCAAGATCACCGTGGCGGTGGGTGAAGACAAGAAGGACTTCGAAGTCCCAGCTGTGCGTGAAGAAGGTGCCGACAAGACCGCCAAGTTTGAAACCAAGGACGCCGACCTGTTTGCGTTGGTGACTGCCGACGAGGCCAAAGCCACCGTCACGCTCGAAATCGAAGGGACCCCCTTCGAAGGCGAAATCGAGCACCACAATCACTAATCATTTCGATTCGTCCTGGTTAAGAAATGAAAAACGCGATGCTTTCGGGCATCGCGTTTTTTTTGTGTTCAGGCCTATTCAATGTACGCTTCGCGAAGACCCCCTTTGGGACCGTAGCGAATACGAAACAAATTGTGCTCGTCGTCGAATGCACGACCTTCAAAGGTCACGACAAAATCTTCCGGGCTCACGCACACGTCGATCAGCTTCAACTTCTTCTTCAGTTGATCGCTCGTCAGGGGGGCTTTGCCTTCGATGTTGCGGACGATGTTGCACCCTTTTAGCAAACGCTTGGCTGCCTGATCCAATGCATCGATCACCAGTTGATCGATGCGATCGTAGAAGCGTGTGGCAACCTTGGCCGCGGCTTCCCGGTTGGCGTCCCACTGCTGTTTGGGACCGAAGTCGGAATCAAGCAGCAAGGGAAACTTGCCGATCTTGGACTTTTGCTGTTGGGTGTAGCCTTCGTCGCCGAGGATAAACTTCCCTATCGTGGGATGTTCGTACACTTTCATGCCCGGGTACCTTATCGTCTTCCCGACGCAGCCCAGGCTTCGGCCAGTTTCGATGGCGACATGTTGAACGCCGACTGGAATGCTTCGTCGAAGCTGGTTCCTTTGCGGAGCGAGTTCATCATCGCGTCGAACGAGTTGCCGCGTCCCATGATCGCTTTCATGAACGCGTAGCTGGCCACCGAGGCCTGATCAGGCGACAACCGGTTCATGACGAAGTCGTCCGGCTTGGCCATCGAGCCCAGGGCCGAATCGATCTGGTTGTCCCAGGCAACCACGCGTGGATCGTTCTTGCTCATACGCGACGCGACCACGCGGCCGACCCCTTCGGCAAACCAATCAGGCACCGTTCCATTGCCCAGCGAAGCCACATGGCTCGAGGCAATCAGCTGTGCCATCAAGACGGAAAGGTCGTACTCGTTGTCGGACGGCACTTGAATCGAGCCATAGGCATCGGTCACGTTGTAGCGGTAGTGTCCCTTCCAGTCAGGCGGTAGATCGCGGCGTTCGATCATGTTGCCGAACTCGGCGTAGTCGTAGCGTTTCTGGAAGAAGTACAGGGTCATCTTCCCTTTGACTAGCGGCGTGGTGCCTGGGATCTTCAGGATGGTGCGGACCTTGTCGGCTGCTTTGTCCGCTTCGCCCACAAGCTCTTGCAGCGAGGCTTCTCCCATCGTGCCGTAGGCCAGGAAGTTAGGAGAGTCGACCTTGGACGACTTCACGTTCGGCATGCCCAGGTCCCACATCTGCTGGCTGCTTTCGGCCCGCATCGCGGCGAGTTGATCGTGGGTTGCCTTCTTGGCCAGGGCGATCTGGTTATTCCGCAGCATCGAAGCGTCGTTGGGGGATTCGCCGTCGAACTTGCCCCCTTCACGGATCCACATTTCGATCTTGGTGATTTGCTCAGCAGTCAGCGGTGGACCATTGCGCGGCATCCGACCATCACCGGTCGCTTTGATCAGGCGGACAATCATACTGTCTTCGGGTTTACCAGGGACAAACGGGGCACCACTGTCACCACCACGGATGAAGCGGGCAAAGTTGTCCATGCCCAGGCCACCCGGCGGGTTGTTGCCGCTGTGGCAATTGACGCAGCGATTGGCCAGCACGCCTGCGACATCCATGCCGAAGCTAACCTGTTCGTTACCGGTAGCGGAAGTGACTTGCAGTTCCATCATGGCCGCTGGGTTCGCAGCCGCACCGGCTGCCTGGTTGATTGGGGCCTTTGGATCGAGGCCGTCGAACTTGGCCCCTTCTTTGACCCAGGTCTTCAGAGCGGTCAATTCCGGCGGAAGAACACGACCACCGCCGCGCGGCATGTCGCCGGTTTCAATCGTTTCGATCAAGCGGCTGCCGATATCGTCGCCGGGGAAAACCACCTTCCCTTCGGCTGGGCCCTTCATCAGGATCTCGTAGGTACTCGCACTGAAACCACCTCGGCTGCCGGTCACGTGGCAGTTGCCACAGCGAGCATTCAGAATCGGCGCGACGTGCTTGGTGAAGCTGATATTGGCAGTGGGGAATGTCGTCGGCAGAGGAGCCGGAGCTGCCGCGGCCGGCGGAGGTGTGCCAGGCTGGTTGGCCATCATCATCGGGGCCGAAGCCATCGAAGCAGCGGTCAACGGCTTCAGGGTGTAGCCTTCCAGCTCCAACACGCCGTGGGAAACAGCCAGACTCTCGGCCAGGTTTTGTAGCTCCTGGGTAACTTCGGCGTCGCCAGCGGTACCCAGCTTTTCCATGCGCGATTGAATGTCGCGTACCAGTTCCACCGATTCCGCGATCATACCTCGTTTGAGGAAGTTCGACGTCTTGCGGATGTCGAGCTTCAAGGCCTGAAGCTGTCGTTGCTGTTCGGCATTGGGAGCAGCATAAGCGCTCGAAACAAACAGTCCACTAAGCAGAACGACGATGGCCGTGGTCTTGATGGAGGGTAATCTGGTCAATGTTCGGCCCTGTGAGACGACGGTGACAAGTTGAATAAAGAAGCATCGATATTAAACGCCATGGTAGCGAGAACCGCGAACCGATGCATTAGGAATGAACGCCCGGCACGGCGAAATGTACCCACGATCGTCCATGGATGATCGGATAAGAACCCTAAACTTCGGCTGCACAGCTACTTACGGCTAAGTATCGTAAAAGCATAGCATGTATTGCTTAGGTATGGTGGTGGCGGCGAGTGACCTTTTTCGCCGCTTGTTCGGCCATTTGCTTGCGCCGCGTGGGGCGATAGCCGTACTCGATCGCGAACCATTCGGCGTACCGCTCGCGGGCCAGGTAGTTGTTATTCCGCGTATCGAGCAGGTGACCCAGTTCGTGAATCAGGACATTGTTCAGGTAGAAGTCGCGGATCGTGTCTTCGCTCCACTCCAACCTCCAGAAACCGTCTTCGTCTTGCTCCCAAATGGCACCAAACATCTTCGCTTCCACCACCTGCTCGGGGCGGGGTGGATGAGGGAAGTATTCGATCAGGGACTCGTCCATCGGGTACAAGTAGATTGCTGCACCCCACTGCATGCCGTAGCAGGGAAAGCTCAGCTTCTTTTTGGTCAGCCGGCTCAACTGCACGACTTCCAGCCCTTCGATCATCCACGAGGGAAGCTCGGCCAGTCGCGAACGAATCTCGTCCTCGGTCAGAATGTGACGGAAGCCTTCGCCAGCGTCCTGATAGATAAACTTATAGTTCGAGCCGGTATTGCCGGTTGGTTCGTGCCAATCCTCTGGCGGCACGAAGTAGCCGCCGCATTCGGCTGTCCGGCCCGATTCTCCTCCACGGCGACGCGACGCTTGCGTTGGCAAACGAAAATCGCGTGACGCGACTTTCGTCTTCGCCACTTTCGTGTGCGTGATGCCTCGATGCGACATGCGTGCCATGGAATTCTCTGAGTTAGGCCTGTCGAGCGACGCTTACAAGTCGCTCATGGTGTCAATCTGGGTCGGTCTTCCTGCGACATGCGGAACCGCGAATTCCATTTCAGGTTTTCGGGAACAGATGGCCGCTGTTTGGGCTCTCTGTTCTTCTACCTTATCCTACGTCGCGGTCCGAGCAGTTTTCAAGCGATTTTGTTAAGTTGCTATTTGGTATAGGCTTAGCGTGTTGCTGGCAGTGACCGGACAGCACCGGGGGACACAAGAAACAGGCCAAAACAGCTCTGTCAAGATACCTCTGCAGAGTGGGTCTCTAGGCGAGAACCCGGGGGCTTTTGCCCTGCTGGATCCAACGACGGGCCTCGAGATTTCCCTTTTTCGGGTCAATGGGTTCCGAGGTCTCTTCCGCTGTTTGATAGCTGATAGCGATTAAGATGCCAATCAACATGAAGAGCACCGCGACCACCACCCAGATGACAATCGGGATCCCTTGAATCGAAGCATTCAGGGTGTTGATGGAATCTCCCAGGCCCGATTGCGATTCTGTTCGTCGCTTCTTGGCTTCAGCAGCGGCATGGCGGTCTTCGGCTTGTTGCTTGAGTTCTGCTGACGAGATCAACAGGGAGCCACCCACGTCGCTCGCCGGGACATCCATACTGAAGGGATCGGCGTCGAACTCTTGAGAATCGAACAGGGACGAGCCTGACGACGAAAGAGAGTCAATCGAAGCGGGGCCAACGTGTTCGTCGTCGTCCAGCGCCTTGGCAACCGGCAAGGACTCTCCGCTGCGGGAAGGACGCTTGGGGGCGATGGGACGCTGCGACGTATCGTTTGATCGATCGGCTATCGTGTCGCCGACCGCCGGATCGAAGTTGCTCGAAGAGGGTGAATCCCGCATGTCAGGAGGAAGCAGGTCGTCTACCTCGTACGAGGATCCTCCTCCTCCACCACCACGCGGAAGGTTCGAATGATGGGCCGCTCGCGACCGATTGGCCACTTCCAGGGCCGAGGTGGATAAGATCGCCGAACCAGGTTGCTCATCCAGTTGGGTGGGTTCTTTGCCGCGAGATTCCATCCACATGCGAAGTTCGTGGGCCACATCCGCTGCGCTATCGAACCGGTCCTCTGGCCGCTTGGCGATCATTTTCTCGCAAATACGCTGCAGCGATGGAGGGCAATTCGGCCGCGACTTGGCAATCGGATCCGGCATCACGCTTTGATGCTTGGCAATTCGCTGGGCCAGGCTCCCTTCGGGAAACGGAGGATGCCCAGTCAACAGATAATATAAGGAACAACCCAGGCTATAAATGTCTGCCCGGTGGTCGACCTTGTGGCTGTTGACGGCTTGTTCAGGCGAGAGATAGTCGGCCGTTCCTAGCACGTTCTCTTCGTGTGCGATCGTCAGCGAGGCGTTTTCGTCCTGGCTGATACGGGCCAGACCCATATCCAGGATCTTGACGATCCCTCGATCGTCACGCAGCAGG
Above is a window of Blastopirellula marina DNA encoding:
- a CDS encoding serine/threonine-protein kinase, which gives rise to MTQQKKNGGEPAPELDLAGRSVGDYRILRRLGRGAMAEVFLAEQQSLKRNVAVKILMPELAKDQAYVRRFHREAQAAAALTHANIVQIYEVGNSEGIHFIAQEYVPGQNLKQLLNKQGTLEVKLVGAILRQVGAALYKAAEQGIVHRDIKPENILITATGEVKVADFGLARVIAPGADGMNLTQVGITMGTPLYMSPEQAEGKSLDQRSDIYSLGVTCYQLLAGRPPFEGDNPLTVAVKHLNTEPERLEKVRGGVPPAMARVIHKMLAKKPEDRFQSASELLRELREVQKSLGSDAFGSDPSDWSIAELASLSEIRSGGLQELSDVMKTSAVTVYRRPSWGKRIVMIGGLGLVCLIVGGALALASKQTNLLDIPPEQQAELLPKLGRTAQEQFDFAMFKNKNLGQDQHPEFFASVYRNFPLDQSEENRVWGLKAMKQEAVLLMNRGRNAEALRVFDRMAQQQAIYVEAKAFGFAGKAICLKQMNRIPEAEQAAADASRTEYLNALREADPEFAAMFEAIRGQLTGQT
- a CDS encoding peptidase M42, which translates into the protein MTKSDLDDFLDILKQLVRHPSVVGSEHAFFRYLQRELEETHAKVTLYEGLLVASGSRPDHMHISAHVDRHGLICTGPNEFQYAAFVARNRGDLLGDSVSEQTFQTIAERFHERFVQAYVPWSGTYLGKGTIKRSYLCERRGNLVFEVEGLDHVLPGTPVAYQDRLTVNYSRVSAQLDNVLTTAMLVYLFRHGFQGTVLFTAQEEAGRSWRFLLEWFRRCGIETQDLLVLDTSPFPDIATADAQQVVLRRRDANAVFNPTVVDKLEAACNKYGIRYLFKDEYIARQNEVRVAEGKSPTSLGSTELGRVVLASEGAIQGATLQVPTTGYHTPEESAALASIEAMLDVLCEVALDD
- a CDS encoding tetratricopeptide repeat protein, which produces MRTLSIMVGLAILVAASSVQAQGLGQYQYKSRSNISVGRGGYADVTSPGWSTGRYSSGYHHDNYHNDHHHYHGGYGGGYGGGYGGYPYTGSFWGGTGVSFGWWLPPAYGTDRFFAAGYPYTYGYSGLFPYGTYYRPGDQHIEYFLPPTQPAELNYGPQAMKQFMGLPRDFAIEPQRTGQFESLVTPLPSPLRIEAAKPVTIQQPSDQAIERAEHFIQAGDNLFQQQRYQEALGRYKDAIAAAPGYAEGHLRKGLAYLATNRPDEAVDAIELAIQQNPEVAGTSLTMDALLGNNGLAKTSIIEANARRAVADPQNPEYLFCVGVLLFFDGDKDRALQCFQAARQAGGDSDDIDAFEKYLHPTVTNPNGLNI
- a CDS encoding c-type cytochrome domain-containing protein; translated protein: MTRLPSIKTTAIVVLLSGLFVSSAYAAPNAEQQRQLQALKLDIRKTSNFLKRGMIAESVELVRDIQSRMEKLGTAGDAEVTQELQNLAESLAVSHGVLELEGYTLKPLTAASMASAPMMMANQPGTPPPAAAAPAPLPTTFPTANISFTKHVAPILNARCGNCHVTGSRGGFSASTYEILMKGPAEGKVVFPGDDIGSRLIETIETGDMPRGGGRVLPPELTALKTWVKEGAKFDGLDPKAPINQAAGAAANPAAMMELQVTSATGNEQVSFGMDVAGVLANRCVNCHSGNNPPGGLGMDNFARFIRGGDSGAPFVPGKPEDSMIVRLIKATGDGRMPRNGPPLTAEQITKIEMWIREGGKFDGESPNDASMLRNNQIALAKKATHDQLAAMRAESSQQMWDLGMPNVKSSKVDSPNFLAYGTMGEASLQELVGEADKAADKVRTILKIPGTTPLVKGKMTLYFFQKRYDYAEFGNMIERRDLPPDWKGHYRYNVTDAYGSIQVPSDNEYDLSVLMAQLIASSHVASLGNGTVPDWFAEGVGRVVASRMSKNDPRVVAWDNQIDSALGSMAKPDDFVMNRLSPDQASVASYAFMKAIMGRGNSFDAMMNSLRKGTSFDEAFQSAFNMSPSKLAEAWAASGRR
- a CDS encoding serine/threonine-protein kinase, which gives rise to MPAVVDSQRFIELIDKSKLVDPAALEQAVEALRASNEGELPNDLDALQKYFVEKQLLTSWHCEKLRNGKYKGFYLSKYRLLKHLGTGGMSSVYLAEHTLMNRKVAIKVLPRRRVNDASYLARFHLEAQAAAHLDHPNIVRAFDVDNEDNTHYIVMEYVPGADLQQIVRESGPVPFEAAADYIAQAADGLQHAHEKGVVHRDVKPANLLRDDRGIVKILDMGLARISQDENASLTIAHEENVLGTADYLSPEQAVNSHKVDHRADIYSLGCSLYYLLTGHPPFPEGSLAQRIAKHQSVMPDPIAKSRPNCPPSLQRICEKMIAKRPEDRFDSAADVAHELRMWMESRGKEPTQLDEQPGSAILSTSALEVANRSRAAHHSNLPRGGGGGGSSYEVDDLLPPDMRDSPSSSNFDPAVGDTIADRSNDTSQRPIAPKRPSRSGESLPVAKALDDDEHVGPASIDSLSSSGSSLFDSQEFDADPFSMDVPASDVGGSLLISSAELKQQAEDRHAAAEAKKRRTESQSGLGDSINTLNASIQGIPIVIWVVVAVLFMLIGILIAISYQTAEETSEPIDPKKGNLEARRWIQQGKSPRVLA